Proteins co-encoded in one Betaproteobacteria bacterium genomic window:
- a CDS encoding M48 family metallopeptidase — translation MKFQTLMVAFLVSSIAFADELPDLGDVSQSALSPAQERKLGEGIMGQIRSNPAYLDDPEVIDYLNTLGYRLVANSPDPAGPFEFFAIADSSINAFALPGGFVGVHSGLLLTAQSESELASVLSHEIAHVTQHHIARLIAAQQRVGLASMAALAVAILAARSNSQVSAAAIAAAQAGAIQSQLNFTREHEREADRIGLQIMDKSGFDVHAMPVFFERLQKATRVYESGAPSYLRTHPLTFERIADIQSRIQDVPFRQVPDSLEFQLVRARLSAQEGNAREVVANFDRMIDAHKFGTEAAARYGLVVALLRVGDKARARKEMALLQELKAKSPMIDALGAQTLIAGGEIEKGLASYRDVLRANPNRRALIYGYVDALITANKAADAVQFLNGRMDGRPADPQLYEFQARAYTALGKRLLQHRALAEVYALRGNFPAAIEQLQIAQKAGDGDFYQKSSVEARLKELMAVDTENRRKP, via the coding sequence ATGAAATTTCAGACACTCATGGTAGCGTTCCTGGTCTCGAGTATTGCATTTGCCGACGAACTGCCCGACCTTGGAGACGTTTCGCAAAGCGCGCTGTCGCCTGCGCAGGAGCGCAAGCTGGGCGAGGGGATCATGGGGCAGATTCGTTCAAATCCCGCTTACCTCGACGATCCTGAGGTCATTGACTATCTCAATACGCTTGGCTATCGGCTGGTGGCAAACAGCCCGGATCCCGCTGGACCTTTCGAGTTCTTTGCCATTGCGGACAGCAGCATAAATGCCTTTGCGTTACCTGGCGGATTCGTCGGCGTGCATTCCGGATTGCTGCTTACTGCGCAGAGCGAATCGGAACTGGCAAGCGTGTTGTCGCACGAAATTGCGCACGTCACGCAGCACCACATTGCGCGCCTGATCGCCGCTCAGCAACGCGTCGGCCTCGCTTCGATGGCGGCGCTCGCGGTGGCTATTCTCGCCGCGCGCTCCAATTCACAGGTATCCGCGGCAGCCATCGCGGCCGCCCAGGCGGGGGCGATCCAGTCGCAACTGAACTTTACGCGTGAACACGAACGCGAGGCCGACCGCATCGGTTTGCAGATCATGGATAAATCCGGCTTCGACGTGCATGCCATGCCGGTCTTCTTCGAACGGCTGCAAAAGGCTACGCGGGTGTACGAAAGCGGAGCGCCCTCCTATCTTCGCACTCACCCGCTCACATTCGAGCGCATTGCGGATATTCAGAGCCGTATCCAGGACGTTCCATTCCGTCAGGTTCCCGACAGCCTCGAATTCCAGTTGGTCCGCGCCCGCTTGTCGGCCCAGGAAGGCAATGCCCGCGAAGTGGTGGCAAATTTCGACAGGATGATCGACGCGCACAAGTTTGGTACCGAAGCCGCAGCCCGCTATGGCTTGGTCGTGGCCTTGCTGCGGGTTGGCGACAAGGCTCGCGCGCGCAAGGAAATGGCATTGCTGCAGGAATTGAAGGCAAAAAGTCCGATGATCGATGCACTGGGGGCGCAAACCTTGATCGCAGGCGGGGAGATCGAGAAGGGGCTCGCCTCCTACCGGGATGTTTTAAGAGCCAATCCCAATCGCAGGGCACTGATCTACGGCTACGTCGATGCGCTGATCACCGCCAACAAGGCCGCCGATGCGGTACAGTTCCTCAATGGCCGAATGGACGGGCGGCCCGCGGATCCGCAACTTTACGAATTTCAGGCGCGGGCATATACGGCCCTGGGCAAGCGGCTCTTGCAGCATCGTGCTCTTGCGGAAGTCTATGCATTACGCGGCAATTTTCCTGCGGCAATCGAACAACTCCAGATTGCGCAAAAAGCCGGAGATGGCGACTTCTATCAAAAATCCAGCGTGGAGGCACGCCTCAAGGAATTGATGGCAGTCGATACTGAAAACCGGCGCAAACCCTGA